A genomic stretch from Spiroplasma endosymbiont of Clivina fossor includes:
- a CDS encoding IS256 family transposase, with the protein MTKKIKKEPDAIDKVVDYFLENIDNPQDLFKGNTIFQEFTKKLTERMLNTEIKDYLETDENHNKRNGNTQKTIITKNGSIAIDVPRDRNSTFEPVIIPKRQRRFDNFDQKVISLYARGMTISDIKAQLQEFYHGAEISESLISQITDDVIEEVKMWQTKPLEKIYPIVYFDCIVVKVKQDKRIINKAVYLALGINLDGLKDILGMWISENEGAKFWLNNLTEMKNRGLQDILVACSDNLTGMSDAIEAVFPKTQHQLCIVHQIRNSLKFVPYKDRKLVANDLKSIYTAINEEIALIALDHFSEKWNKKYPQITKSWKNNWNNLIIFLEYPQEFRRIIYTTNAIESVNSQLRKVIKNKKIFPNDASVFKIFYLAFQNMVKKWTMPIQNWGSAISHLMIKFEDRVNLS; encoded by the coding sequence ATGACAAAAAAAATAAAAAAAGAACCTGACGCAATTGATAAAGTTGTTGATTATTTTTTAGAAAATATTGATAATCCACAAGATTTATTTAAAGGCAATACTATTTTTCAGGAATTTACCAAAAAATTAACTGAACGAATGTTAAATACGGAAATTAAAGATTATCTTGAAACTGATGAGAATCATAATAAAAGAAATGGCAACACACAAAAAACCATTATTACTAAAAATGGTTCAATCGCAATTGATGTACCAAGAGATCGAAATAGTACTTTTGAACCAGTAATTATTCCGAAAAGACAAAGAAGATTTGATAACTTTGATCAAAAAGTAATTTCTTTATATGCAAGAGGAATGACAATTTCTGATATCAAAGCACAATTGCAAGAATTCTATCACGGAGCAGAAATTTCAGAAAGTTTAATTAGTCAAATAACTGATGATGTTATTGAAGAAGTTAAAATGTGACAAACTAAACCTTTAGAGAAGATTTATCCGATTGTTTATTTTGATTGTATTGTTGTTAAAGTAAAGCAAGATAAACGAATAATAAATAAAGCAGTTTATCTTGCCTTAGGAATTAATTTAGATGGTTTAAAAGATATTTTAGGAATGTGAATTAGTGAGAATGAGGGAGCCAAATTTTGACTTAATAATCTTACGGAAATGAAAAATCGTGGGTTACAAGATATTCTTGTTGCTTGTAGTGATAATTTAACTGGGATGTCTGATGCAATAGAAGCTGTTTTCCCAAAAACACAGCATCAATTATGCATTGTTCATCAAATTCGCAATAGTTTAAAATTTGTTCCTTACAAAGATCGCAAACTTGTAGCTAATGATTTAAAATCAATTTATACAGCAATTAATGAAGAAATAGCGTTAATTGCTTTAGATCATTTTTCTGAAAAATGAAATAAAAAGTATCCACAAATTACTAAATCATGAAAAAATAACTGAAATAATTTAATAATTTTTCTTGAATATCCTCAGGAATTTAGAAGAATTATTTACACAACTAATGCGATTGAATCTGTTAATAGTCAATTAAGAAAAGTCATTAAGAATAAAAAGATTTTTCCTAATGACGCATCAGTTTTTAAAATATTTTATTTAGCATTTCAAAATATGGTTAAGAAATGAACGATGCCAATTCAAAATTGGGGTAGTGCAATTTCACATTTAATGATAAAATTTGAGGACAGAGTGAATTTAAGTTAA
- a CDS encoding two-component regulator propeller domain-containing protein, with the protein MNTQVRSITADNNNNVYIGTDNKGAFFLSTIELTKEKPRAKQINELKTNTGINAIAVDSNNNIYFGIHRIGLYIIENNTKIARKINEINSSVFIIKISNQNNKVYVSEADYKSTMDVEYLINIIN; encoded by the coding sequence ATAAATACACAAGTACGATCAATTACAGCTGATAATAACAATAATGTATATATCGGAACAGATAATAAAGGAGCTTTTTTCTTATCTACAATTGAATTAACAAAAGAAAAACCAAGGGCTAAACAAATTAATGAACTGAAAACTAATACAGGAATTAATGCCATTGCAGTTGATAGTAATAACAATATTTATTTTGGCATCCATAGAATTGGACTTTATATAATTGAAAATAATACAAAAATAGCAAGAAAAATTAATGAAATAAATAGTAGTGTATTTATTATTAAAATTAGCAATCAAAATAATAAAGTATATGTATCTGAAGCAGATTATAAATCTACAATGGATGTAGAATACCTAATTAATATTATTAATTAA
- a CDS encoding IS256 family transposase, with the protein MTKKIKKEPDAIDKVVDYFLENIDNPQDLFKGNTIFQEFTKKLTERMLNTEIKDYLETDENHNKRNGNTQKTIITKNGSIAIDVPRDRNSTFEPVIIPKRQRRFDNFDQKVISLYARGMTISDIKAQLQEFYHGAEISESLISQITDDVIEEVKMWQTKPLEKIYPIVYFDCIVVKVKQDKRIINKAVYLALGINLDGLKDILGMWISENEGAKFWLNNLTEMKNRGLQDILVACSDNLTGMSDAIEAVFPKTQHQLCIVHQIRNSLKFVPYKDRKLVANDLKSIYTAINEEIALIALDHFSEKWNKKYPQITKSWKNNWNNLIIFLEYPQEFRRIIYTTNAIESVNSQLRKVIKNKKIFPNDASVFKIFYLAFQNMVKKWTMPIQNWGSAISHLMIKFEDRVNLS; encoded by the coding sequence ATGACAAAAAAAATAAAAAAAGAACCTGACGCAATTGATAAAGTTGTTGATTATTTTTTAGAAAATATTGATAATCCACAAGATTTATTTAAAGGCAATACTATTTTTCAGGAATTTACCAAAAAATTAACTGAACGAATGTTAAATACGGAAATTAAAGATTATCTTGAAACTGATGAGAATCATAATAAAAGAAATGGCAACACACAAAAAACCATTATTACTAAAAATGGTTCAATCGCAATTGATGTACCAAGAGATCGAAATAGTACTTTTGAACCAGTAATTATTCCAAAAAGACAAAGAAGATTTGATAACTTTGATCAAAAAGTAATTTCTTTATATGCAAGAGGAATGACAATTTCTGATATCAAAGCACAATTGCAAGAATTCTATCACGGAGCAGAAATTTCAGAAAGTTTAATTAGTCAAATAACTGATGATGTTATTGAAGAAGTTAAAATGTGACAAACTAAACCTTTAGAGAAGATTTATCCGATTGTTTATTTTGATTGTATTGTTGTTAAAGTAAAGCAAGATAAACGAATAATAAATAAAGCAGTTTATCTTGCCTTAGGAATTAATTTAGATGGTTTAAAAGATATTTTAGGAATGTGAATTAGTGAGAATGAGGGAGCCAAATTTTGACTTAATAATCTTACGGAAATGAAAAATCGTGGGTTACAAGATATTCTTGTTGCTTGTAGTGATAATTTAACTGGGATGTCTGATGCAATAGAAGCTGTTTTCCCAAAAACACAGCATCAATTATGCATTGTTCATCAAATTCGCAATAGTTTAAAATTTGTTCCTTACAAAGATCGCAAACTTGTAGCTAATGATTTAAAATCAATTTATACAGCAATTAATGAAGAAATAGCGTTAATTGCTTTAGATCATTTTTCAGAAAAATGAAATAAAAAGTATCCACAAATTACTAAATCATGAAAAAATAACTGAAATAATTTAATAATTTTTCTTGAATATCCTCAGGAATTTAGAAGAATTATTTACACAACTAATGCGATTGAATCTGTTAATAGTCAATTAAGAAAAGTCATTAAGAATAAAAAGATTTTTCCTAATGACGCATCAGTTTTTAAAATATTTTATTTAGCATTTCAAAATATGGTTAAGAAATGAACGATGCCAATTCAAAATTGGGGTAGTGCAATTTCACATTTAATGATAAAATTTGAGGACAGAGTGAATTTAAGTTAA
- a CDS encoding helix-turn-helix domain-containing protein, with product MEFKWNLKKNNQISDKNFLRLTGIKHTTFNKMLEILKIEELKKRFRRGRTNKLSLENRILMTLEYWREYRTYFHIAKSYDISESSCYRNIKWIEDTLIKHPNFQQLTGQKSLLKDYFKDKTVIIDVTESQIQRPKKDKNSTTQEKRKNTQ from the coding sequence GTGGAATTTAAATGAAATTTAAAAAAAAATAATCAAATAAGTGATAAAAATTTTTTAAGATTAACTGGTATTAAACATACTACTTTTAATAAAATGCTAGAAATTTTAAAAATAGAAGAATTAAAAAAGAGATTTCGTCGCGGAAGAACCAATAAATTATCATTAGAAAATCGTATTTTAATGACTTTAGAATATTGAAGAGAATATAGAACTTATTTTCATATTGCAAAAAGTTATGATATTAGTGAAAGTAGTTGTTATAGAAATATCAAATGAATTGAAGACACTTTAATAAAACACCCTAATTTTCAACAACTTACTGGTCAAAAATCACTATTAAAAGATTATTTCAAAGATAAGACTGTTATAATTGATGTAACTGAAAGCCAAATCCAACGCCCAAAAAAAGACAAAAACAGCACTACTCAGGAAAAAAGAAAAAACACACAATAA
- a CDS encoding transposase family protein: MKTQAIIEKDSKKIISSDFSYGKNHDFKILKDSKIKFLPETTVLVDLGYQGIQKINHNVLIPKRKSKKNPLNKEEKQNNERISKMRIVIENVFAILKKFKIISEKYRNRRKRFALRFNLIASIYNLQLLV, translated from the coding sequence ATAAAAACACAAGCTATAATTGAAAAAGATAGTAAAAAAATTATTAGTTCTGATTTTTCTTATGGTAAAAACCATGACTTTAAAATTTTAAAAGATTCAAAAATTAAATTTTTACCAGAAACAACTGTTTTAGTGGATTTAGGTTATCAAGGCATACAAAAAATTAATCATAATGTTTTAATTCCTAAAAGAAAATCAAAGAAAAACCCTTTAAATAAAGAAGAAAAGCAAAATAATGAGCGAATTTCAAAAATGAGAATTGTTATTGAAAATGTTTTTGCTATACTTAAAAAATTTAAAATTATTAGTGAAAAATATCGAAATCGTAGAAAAAGATTTGCTTTAAGATTTAATTTAATAGCTTCAATTTATAATTTACAACTATTAGTTTAA